The Ancylobacter sp. WKF20 genome contains a region encoding:
- a CDS encoding DMT family transporter, with protein sequence MLIGILAGLMTGALWGLAFIAPRAVQPFTALDISVIRYLIFGVVSAGLMVIPKFRPTGLSPRMLLMGMVLGAVGTFGYFLAISYAVLLAGAVLPPLITGTAPVLLAITANFRERSMPWGRLALPLGLIAAGLGVVNIASLQEAPSGEVGSLLIGVALSVFALFMWIAYGMANAVVMRAPDAPDALRWTGVQGIGCGLLAFLLLPFISSGPAMLDLASPATQHFFLWALMMGVVTSWFGTYGWVVASERLPMALSAQLIVAETVFGLAYGLAFEQRLPTVPEAVGGLLQLVGVVVAVAIFARRRIITPEPGTP encoded by the coding sequence ATGCTGATCGGCATTCTTGCGGGCCTCATGACCGGGGCGCTGTGGGGGCTGGCCTTCATCGCGCCGCGCGCGGTGCAGCCCTTCACCGCGCTCGACATCTCCGTCATCCGCTACCTGATTTTCGGCGTGGTCAGTGCCGGGCTCATGGTGATTCCGAAATTCCGCCCCACCGGCCTGTCGCCCCGCATGCTGCTGATGGGCATGGTGCTCGGCGCCGTCGGCACGTTCGGCTATTTCCTCGCCATCTCCTACGCCGTGCTGCTGGCCGGCGCGGTGCTGCCGCCGCTCATCACCGGCACGGCCCCGGTGCTGCTCGCGATCACGGCGAATTTTCGCGAACGGTCCATGCCCTGGGGGCGCCTTGCGCTGCCGCTCGGGCTCATCGCAGCGGGTCTTGGCGTGGTCAATATCGCCAGCCTTCAGGAGGCGCCCTCCGGCGAGGTGGGCAGCCTGCTCATCGGTGTGGCGCTCTCGGTCTTCGCGCTGTTCATGTGGATCGCCTATGGCATGGCCAATGCCGTGGTCATGCGCGCGCCGGACGCGCCCGACGCGCTGCGCTGGACCGGCGTGCAGGGCATTGGCTGCGGCCTGCTGGCCTTCCTGCTGCTGCCCTTCATTTCCAGCGGCCCGGCGATGCTCGATCTCGCCAGTCCGGCGACGCAGCATTTCTTCCTGTGGGCGCTGATGATGGGCGTGGTCACGTCCTGGTTCGGCACCTATGGCTGGGTGGTCGCGTCCGAGCGCCTGCCCATGGCGCTCTCGGCCCAGCTCATCGTGGCCGAGACGGTGTTCGGCCTCGCCTATGGCCTCGCCTTCGAGCAGCGCCTGCCGACCGTCCCGGAGGCGGTGGGCGGGCTGCTGCAGCTGGTGGGTGTCGTGGTGGCGGTGGCGATCTTCGCCCGCCGCCGCATCATCACGCCGGAACCGGGAACGCCTTGA
- a CDS encoding SDR family NAD(P)-dependent oxidoreductase codes for MSDTSDARPLAGRYALVTGATRGIGEATALALATAGAHVIAIGRTSGALEELDDAIVKAGSTATLVPLDIKDGAAIDRLGGALYERFGKLDIFVGNAGVLGPMTPLAQVEPKEWDDALAVNLTANWRLIRSLDPLLRLSTAGRAVLVSSGAAHKARAFWGTYAVTKAGLEVLARTWAAEVMNIANLKVNLINPGPIRTRMRAKAFPGEDPETLPAPEEVAEAILSLCLPSFEETGALYDFPTRSLKAFPVPA; via the coding sequence ATGTCCGACACTTCCGACGCGCGCCCGCTCGCCGGCCGCTACGCCCTCGTCACCGGCGCCACGCGTGGCATTGGCGAAGCGACCGCGCTGGCGCTCGCGACCGCCGGCGCCCATGTCATCGCCATCGGGAGGACCTCGGGCGCGCTTGAGGAACTGGACGACGCCATCGTCAAGGCCGGCTCGACGGCGACGCTGGTGCCGCTCGACATCAAGGACGGCGCGGCCATCGACCGGCTCGGCGGCGCGCTCTATGAGCGTTTCGGCAAGCTCGACATTTTCGTTGGCAATGCCGGCGTGCTCGGCCCGATGACCCCCCTCGCCCAGGTCGAGCCGAAGGAATGGGACGACGCGCTGGCGGTGAACCTCACCGCGAACTGGCGCCTCATCCGCTCGCTCGATCCGCTGCTGCGCCTCTCCACCGCCGGCCGGGCCGTGCTGGTGTCCTCCGGTGCCGCCCACAAGGCCCGCGCCTTCTGGGGCACCTATGCCGTCACCAAGGCCGGGCTCGAAGTGCTCGCGCGCACCTGGGCGGCGGAGGTGATGAACATCGCCAATCTCAAGGTGAACCTCATCAATCCGGGCCCGATCCGCACGCGGATGCGGGCCAAGGCGTTCCCCGGCGAGGATCCCGAGACGCTGCCGGCGCCGGAGGAAGTGGCAGAGGCCATCCTGTCGCTCTGCCTGCCGAGCTTCGAGGAAACCGGCGCGCTCTACGATTTCCCCACGCGCAGCCTCAAGGCGTTCCCGGTTCCGGCGTGA
- a CDS encoding VOC family protein, whose amino-acid sequence MVELSEWHRGRLIDHISLVVADYDACRRFYAAVLAVLDVPLVEGDGYFFADELFVSPGEPTTGRAHLAFQARDEETVRRFHAAALAAGGRDNGAPGPRSYHPGYYAAFVLDPEGNNIEAVTHGPHRRSAPSVVMSDAD is encoded by the coding sequence ATGGTCGAGCTTTCCGAGTGGCATCGCGGACGGCTGATCGACCATATCTCGCTCGTGGTCGCCGATTATGATGCGTGCCGCCGCTTCTATGCGGCGGTACTGGCGGTGCTGGACGTGCCGCTGGTCGAGGGTGACGGCTATTTCTTCGCCGATGAGCTGTTCGTCTCGCCCGGTGAACCCACCACCGGGCGCGCCCATCTCGCCTTCCAGGCGCGCGACGAGGAGACGGTGCGCCGCTTCCACGCCGCGGCGCTCGCCGCCGGCGGGCGTGACAATGGCGCGCCGGGCCCGCGCAGCTACCATCCCGGCTATTATGCCGCCTTCGTGCTCGATCCCGAAGGCAATAACATCGAGGCCGTCACTCACGGCCCGCACCGGCGGTCCGCTCCTTCCGTGGTAATGAGCGACGCTGACTAG
- the purF gene encoding amidophosphoribosyltransferase, whose translation MAKLAVDGVVPKPVEANDYYDDYGDTLREECGVFGIYGHPDAAAITALGLHALQHRGQEAAGITTYDGQRFHSERRLGLVSDAFSDGEAIKRLPGHIAVGHVRYSTTGETILRNVQPLFAELDGGGFAIAHNGNLTNGLTLRRQIVRDGAICQSTSDTEVMLHLVARSKRVRFTERFVDALRAIEGAYAFVGLTNKKLVGARDPLGIRPLVLGELDGHPILTSETCALDIIGARHVRDIDPGEVIVFSSDKVETLRPFGAVKPRPCIFEYIYFARPDSIVGGRSVYQVRKNMGMHLASEAPADADLVVPVPDSGVPAAIGYSQASGLPYELGIIRNHYVGRTFIQPTQSVRDQGVRMKHSANRAVVEGKRIVLIDDSLVRGTTSVKIVRMMREAGAREVHFRISSPPITHPDYYGIDTPDRDKLLAATHDLEGMRRYIGADSLAFLSIDGIYKSMGYEGRDAVSPQFTDHCFTGEYPTPLTDRAGEVAPRQLSLLAEAS comes from the coding sequence ATGGCCAAACTAGCCGTTGACGGTGTGGTGCCGAAACCCGTCGAAGCCAACGATTATTACGACGATTACGGGGACACGCTGCGCGAGGAGTGCGGCGTGTTCGGCATTTACGGGCACCCGGACGCCGCCGCCATCACGGCCCTCGGCCTGCACGCGCTGCAGCACCGCGGCCAGGAAGCGGCCGGCATAACCACTTATGATGGCCAGCGTTTTCACTCCGAGCGCCGCCTCGGTCTGGTCTCCGACGCCTTCTCCGATGGCGAGGCGATCAAGCGTCTGCCGGGCCATATCGCGGTTGGCCATGTGCGTTATTCCACCACCGGCGAGACCATCCTGCGCAATGTGCAGCCGCTCTTCGCCGAGCTGGATGGCGGCGGCTTCGCCATCGCCCATAACGGCAACCTGACCAACGGCCTGACGCTGCGCCGCCAGATCGTCCGCGACGGCGCCATCTGCCAGTCGACCTCCGACACCGAGGTGATGCTGCACCTGGTCGCCCGCTCCAAGCGCGTGCGCTTCACCGAGCGTTTCGTCGACGCGCTGCGCGCCATCGAGGGCGCCTATGCCTTTGTCGGCCTGACCAACAAGAAGCTGGTGGGCGCCCGCGACCCGCTCGGCATCCGACCGCTGGTGCTCGGCGAGCTCGACGGCCACCCAATTCTGACCTCCGAGACCTGCGCTCTCGACATAATCGGTGCGCGTCACGTGCGGGACATCGACCCCGGCGAGGTCATCGTCTTCTCCTCCGACAAGGTGGAGACGCTGCGCCCCTTCGGCGCCGTGAAGCCCCGCCCCTGCATCTTCGAGTACATCTATTTCGCCCGGCCGGACTCGATCGTCGGCGGCCGGTCGGTCTATCAGGTGCGCAAGAATATGGGCATGCACCTCGCCTCCGAGGCCCCGGCCGATGCCGACCTCGTGGTGCCGGTGCCGGATTCGGGCGTGCCCGCCGCCATCGGTTACTCGCAGGCCTCGGGCCTGCCCTATGAGCTCGGCATCATCCGCAACCACTATGTCGGCCGCACCTTCATCCAGCCCACCCAGTCGGTCCGCGACCAGGGCGTGCGCATGAAGCACTCGGCGAACCGCGCCGTGGTCGAGGGCAAGCGCATCGTGCTGATCGACGACAGCCTCGTGCGCGGCACGACCTCGGTCAAGATCGTCCGCATGATGCGCGAGGCGGGCGCCCGCGAGGTGCATTTCCGCATCTCCTCCCCGCCCATCACCCACCCGGACTATTACGGCATCGACACGCCGGACCGCGACAAGCTGCTCGCCGCCACGCATGACCTCGAAGGCATGCGCCGCTATATCGGCGCCGACAGCCTCGCCTTCCTCTCCATCGACGGCATCTACAAGTCGATGGGCTATGAGGGCCGTGACGCGGTGAGCCCGCAATTCACCGATCACTGCTTCACCGGCGAGTACCCGACCCCGCTCACCGACCGCGCCGGCGAGGTGGCCCCGCGCCAGCTCTCGCTGCTCGCCGAAGCGAGCTGA
- a CDS encoding CvpA family protein produces the protein MTLLDIILIAVMVISGLLAMVRGLVREVFAIASWVIAAGVTLYAYPLVLPFAKQHISNDTFAMAASVGGVFLLTLLIVSIITVRISDLVLDSRIGALDRTLGFLFGLARGFLIMVVAFLFFNWLVQNEQGQPQWIRDARAKLVLQSAGDWLISILPEDPESLIRDIRSSKDAEPTEPPPEPFNPAPATTPSAP, from the coding sequence TTGACGCTGCTCGACATCATCCTCATCGCCGTGATGGTGATTTCCGGCCTTCTGGCCATGGTGCGGGGACTGGTGCGCGAGGTTTTCGCCATCGCCTCCTGGGTCATTGCGGCCGGCGTCACGCTCTACGCCTACCCGCTCGTGCTGCCCTTCGCCAAGCAGCACATCTCCAATGACACCTTCGCGATGGCAGCCAGCGTCGGCGGCGTTTTCCTGCTGACGCTGCTGATCGTCTCCATCATCACCGTGCGCATCTCCGACCTCGTGCTCGACAGCCGCATCGGCGCGCTCGACCGCACGCTCGGCTTCCTGTTCGGCCTCGCGCGCGGATTCCTGATAATGGTGGTGGCCTTCCTGTTCTTCAACTGGCTGGTCCAGAACGAACAGGGCCAGCCGCAGTGGATTCGTGACGCGCGCGCCAAGCTGGTCTTGCAAAGTGCGGGTGACTGGCTCATCTCCATACTGCCGGAAGATCCCGAGAGCCTGATACGCGACATTCGCAGCTCGAAGGACGCAGAGCCGACCGAGCCGCCGCCGGAGCCGTTCAACCCGGCCCCCGCGACGACACCGTCGGCGCCATAA
- the radA gene encoding DNA repair protein RadA has protein sequence MAKRAASFICQVCGAVHSRWQGRCDSCGAWNSIVQEEASGGSVPPAQRANRKGRLIALESLSGTSEDAPRVIVGISEMDRVAGGGLVPGSVLLIGGDPGIGKSTLLIQASAALANAGHRIIYVSGEEAVAQVRLRAERLGLAGAAVELAAETNVEDIVATLSEGRKPALVVIDSIQTMWTDTVESAPGTVTQVRSSAQILIRYAKRMGAAVILVGHVTKDGQIAGPRVVEHMVDAVLSFEGDGAHQFRILRAQKNRFGPTDEIGVFEMTGLGLREVANPSELFLSNRDRGAPGTAVYAGMEGTRPVLVEIQALVVPTSLGTPRRAVVGWDPSRLSMVLAVLEARCGVKLGAHDVHLNVAGGFRITEPAADLAVAAALVSSLSGAVLPPDAVYFGEVSLTGAVRPVPHTPARLKEAAKLGFNIAVAPEGKKEREKGAANEKTTGEKTTGDKTTGDKAGRDSADAGLAVETVASLGDIVASIASRAPRRGRPQESVERASEEG, from the coding sequence ATGGCCAAGCGCGCGGCGAGCTTCATCTGTCAGGTCTGCGGGGCGGTTCACAGCCGCTGGCAGGGCCGCTGCGACTCCTGCGGCGCGTGGAACAGCATCGTGCAGGAGGAAGCCTCCGGCGGCTCGGTGCCTCCGGCCCAGCGCGCCAACCGCAAGGGGCGGCTTATCGCGCTGGAGAGCCTGTCGGGCACCTCGGAAGACGCGCCGCGCGTCATCGTCGGCATCAGCGAGATGGACCGCGTGGCCGGCGGCGGTCTGGTGCCAGGCTCGGTGCTGCTGATCGGCGGCGATCCCGGCATCGGCAAGTCGACACTGCTGATCCAGGCCTCCGCCGCGCTCGCCAATGCCGGGCACCGCATCATCTATGTGTCCGGCGAAGAGGCGGTGGCGCAGGTGCGCCTGCGCGCCGAGCGGCTGGGTCTTGCCGGCGCGGCGGTCGAGCTTGCTGCCGAAACCAATGTCGAGGACATCGTCGCCACCCTCTCGGAGGGCCGCAAGCCGGCGCTGGTGGTGATCGATTCGATCCAGACCATGTGGACCGACACGGTGGAATCCGCCCCCGGCACGGTCACGCAGGTCCGCTCCTCCGCGCAGATCCTCATCCGCTACGCCAAGCGCATGGGCGCCGCCGTCATTCTGGTTGGCCATGTCACCAAGGACGGCCAGATCGCCGGCCCGCGCGTGGTCGAGCACATGGTGGATGCCGTGCTCTCCTTCGAGGGTGATGGCGCCCACCAGTTCCGCATCCTGCGCGCGCAGAAGAACCGCTTCGGGCCGACTGACGAGATCGGCGTGTTCGAGATGACCGGCCTCGGCCTGCGCGAGGTCGCCAACCCCTCCGAGTTGTTCCTGTCGAACCGCGATCGCGGCGCGCCGGGCACCGCTGTCTATGCCGGCATGGAAGGCACGCGCCCGGTGCTGGTCGAGATCCAGGCGCTGGTCGTGCCCACCAGCCTCGGCACGCCGCGTCGCGCCGTGGTGGGCTGGGATCCGAGCCGCCTCTCCATGGTGCTCGCCGTGCTGGAAGCGCGCTGCGGGGTGAAGCTCGGCGCGCATGATGTGCATCTCAACGTCGCCGGCGGCTTCCGCATCACCGAGCCGGCGGCGGACCTTGCTGTCGCGGCCGCGCTGGTTTCCTCGCTCTCGGGCGCGGTGCTGCCGCCGGACGCGGTGTATTTCGGCGAGGTCAGCCTCACCGGCGCCGTGCGCCCCGTTCCCCACACCCCCGCGCGGCTGAAGGAGGCGGCGAAGCTCGGCTTCAACATCGCCGTCGCGCCGGAGGGCAAGAAGGAGCGCGAGAAGGGAGCGGCGAACGAAAAGACGACTGGCGAAAAGACGACGGGCGACAAGACGACCGGCGACAAGGCCGGCCGCGACAGCGCCGATGCCGGGCTCGCCGTGGAAACCGTCGCCTCCCTCGGCGACATCGTCGCCAGCATCGCCTCCCGCGCCCCGCGCCGGGGCCGCCCGCAAGAGAGCGTGGAGCGCGCGAGCGAAGAGGGATGA
- the alr gene encoding alanine racemase: MTQSHIPLAEAGGLLTIDLGALRANFAEIVRRVAPAEVAAVVKGDGYGIGLIQAGTALWQAGARRFFVALLSEAHTLRAVLPEAEIFVLSGLFASTEAAYRDSRLIPVLGSLPEIARWQSFCAASEVALPAAIHVDTGMNRLGLSPTEAISLAEGRGDLGFPLALLMSHLACADEPDHPLTARQLEDFRAVRALFPDVPASLANSAAAMGDAALHFDLVRPGIVVYGGRPRRDIAPLKPVVRLDLRIAQLRHVHEGETVGYGGAQTVRRPSRIAILSAGYADGLPRLAGASDQRPGAAALVAGQRCPLIGRISMDLLAVDVTEVPEDAVQPGDWATLIGEGLGLDNLAHPSQTIDYEILTSLGRRFHRRWT, encoded by the coding sequence GTGACCCAGAGCCATATTCCCCTCGCCGAAGCCGGCGGCCTGCTCACCATCGACCTCGGTGCGCTCCGCGCGAACTTCGCCGAGATCGTCCGCCGCGTCGCCCCGGCGGAAGTCGCCGCCGTGGTGAAGGGGGATGGCTACGGCATCGGGCTCATCCAGGCGGGAACCGCGCTGTGGCAGGCCGGCGCGCGCCGCTTCTTCGTCGCGCTGCTGAGCGAGGCGCACACGCTGCGCGCCGTGCTGCCGGAGGCCGAGATCTTCGTGCTCAGCGGCCTGTTCGCTAGCACGGAGGCCGCCTACCGGGACTCACGCCTCATCCCGGTGCTGGGCAGCCTGCCGGAGATCGCCCGCTGGCAGTCCTTCTGCGCGGCGAGCGAGGTGGCGCTGCCGGCCGCCATCCATGTCGACACCGGCATGAACCGGCTCGGCCTCTCCCCCACCGAGGCGATCAGCCTCGCGGAGGGACGCGGCGATCTGGGCTTTCCCCTCGCGCTGCTGATGAGCCATCTCGCCTGTGCGGATGAGCCCGACCACCCGCTCACCGCCCGCCAGCTCGAGGATTTCCGCGCCGTGCGGGCGCTGTTCCCGGATGTGCCGGCCTCGCTCGCCAATTCCGCCGCCGCCATGGGCGACGCCGCGCTGCATTTCGACCTCGTGCGGCCGGGCATCGTGGTTTATGGCGGGCGCCCGCGCCGGGACATCGCGCCGCTCAAGCCCGTGGTGCGGCTCGACCTGCGCATCGCCCAGCTCCGCCATGTGCATGAGGGAGAGACGGTCGGCTATGGCGGGGCGCAGACCGTGCGGCGGCCGAGCCGCATCGCCATCCTGTCCGCCGGCTATGCCGACGGCCTTCCCCGCCTTGCCGGCGCGTCGGACCAACGGCCCGGCGCCGCGGCGTTGGTGGCCGGCCAGCGCTGCCCTCTGATCGGGCGCATCTCGATGGATCTTCTGGCAGTCGATGTGACCGAGGTGCCCGAGGACGCGGTTCAGCCCGGCGACTGGGCGACGCTGATCGGCGAGGGACTTGGTCTCGACAACCTCGCCCACCCCTCACAGACCATCGATTATGAAATCCTGACCTCGCTCGGCCGGCGCTTTCACCGGCGCTGGACGTAA
- a CDS encoding replicative DNA helicase: protein MLDSSARPPAAPDTTYRTAPHNIEAEQALLGAILVNNEAFYRVSDFLEPKHFFEPLHVTIYETAAALIRAGKVATPVTLKTFLPAEFDVGGMTAPQYLARLAAEATTIINAEDYGRTIYDLSVRRDLIAIGEEIVNEAYDADIDATPQDQIEEAEKRLYELAETGRYDGGFLRFNDALKEAVDMASRAFQREGHLSGTASGLDDLDQMMGGLQPSDLIILAGRPAMGKTSLATNIAFNVAAAYRSETLPDGSIKALDGGVVGFFSLEMSAEQLATRILAEQAEIASYKIRRGDITEHEFDKLASCAQMMQTIPLYIDDTGGISIAQLRARARRLKRQRGLDFMVVDYLQLLTGSSKSSSQGRVQEITEITTGLKALAKELGVPIMALSQLSRQVETRDDKRPQLSDLRESGSIEQDADVVMFVFREEYYLKGKEPKEGTEEWFKWDQDMKAAQGIAEVIIGKQRHGPTGTVKVQFEAQFTRFSNLAHSDRLPEH from the coding sequence ATGCTCGATTCCTCCGCCCGCCCCCCGGCGGCGCCCGACACGACTTACCGCACAGCGCCTCACAACATCGAGGCCGAGCAGGCGCTGCTGGGCGCCATCCTGGTCAATAACGAAGCCTTCTACCGCGTCTCGGACTTCCTTGAGCCGAAGCATTTCTTCGAGCCGCTGCACGTCACCATCTACGAGACCGCGGCCGCGCTGATCCGCGCCGGCAAGGTCGCCACCCCGGTGACGCTGAAGACCTTCCTGCCGGCGGAGTTCGATGTCGGCGGCATGACGGCGCCGCAATATCTCGCGCGCCTCGCGGCCGAAGCCACCACCATCATCAACGCCGAGGATTACGGGCGCACCATCTACGACCTCTCGGTGCGGCGCGACCTCATCGCCATCGGCGAGGAGATCGTCAACGAGGCCTATGACGCGGACATCGACGCGACGCCGCAGGACCAGATCGAGGAGGCCGAAAAGCGCCTCTACGAGCTCGCCGAGACCGGGCGTTACGATGGCGGCTTCCTGCGCTTCAACGACGCGCTGAAGGAAGCCGTGGATATGGCCAGCCGCGCCTTCCAGCGCGAGGGCCATCTGTCGGGCACCGCCTCCGGCCTCGACGACCTCGACCAGATGATGGGCGGCCTCCAGCCCTCCGACCTCATCATCCTCGCCGGCCGTCCGGCCATGGGAAAGACCTCGCTCGCCACCAACATCGCCTTCAACGTGGCGGCGGCCTATCGCTCCGAGACCCTGCCGGACGGCTCGATCAAGGCGCTCGACGGCGGTGTGGTCGGCTTCTTCTCGCTGGAAATGTCGGCCGAGCAGCTCGCCACCCGTATTCTGGCCGAGCAGGCCGAGATCGCCTCCTACAAGATCCGCCGCGGCGACATCACCGAGCACGAATTCGACAAGCTCGCGAGCTGCGCGCAGATGATGCAGACCATCCCGCTCTATATCGACGACACCGGCGGCATCTCCATCGCCCAGCTGCGCGCCCGCGCCCGCCGGCTCAAGCGCCAGCGCGGCCTCGACTTCATGGTGGTGGACTATCTCCAGCTGCTCACCGGCTCCTCCAAGAGCTCGTCGCAGGGGCGCGTGCAGGAAATCACCGAAATCACCACCGGCCTCAAGGCGCTGGCCAAGGAACTGGGCGTGCCGATCATGGCGCTGTCCCAGCTCTCGCGTCAGGTCGAGACGCGCGATGACAAGCGCCCGCAGCTCTCGGACCTGCGTGAATCCGGCTCCATCGAGCAGGACGCCGACGTGGTCATGTTCGTGTTCCGCGAGGAGTATTATCTGAAGGGCAAGGAGCCGAAGGAAGGCACCGAGGAATGGTTCAAGTGGGACCAGGACATGAAGGCGGCGCAGGGCATTGCCGAAGTCATCATCGGCAAGCAGCGTCACGGCCCCACTGGCACGGTGAAGGTGCAGTTCGAGGCTCAGTTCACCCGCTTCTCCAACCTCGCCCATAGCGACCGCCTGCCGGAGCATTGA
- a CDS encoding cyclopropane-fatty-acyl-phospholipid synthase produces the protein MERVLLQVISRVVRRGNLTVTFASGRRATFGDGSGPALAMRFTSPEWQRQVGLDPELKLGEAYMEGGLVIEQGDLAEVLALLMAQVGLAVPSASAKFLMKLRFLFRRLAQFNPRERSQQNVAHHYDLDGRLYSLFLDADRQYSCAYFERPDQSLDDAQLAKKRHIAAKLLFDKPDLTALDIGCGWGGMGLYLAENAGARVTGVTLSQEQLGVARHRAVERGLAGRADFRLQDYRDTPGPFDRIVSVGMFEHVGVGHYDEYFGKVASLLKEDGVALIHAIGRSEGPGITNPWIAKYIFPGGYIPALSEVLPAIERAGLYVTDVEILRLHYAETLKAWRERFLAHREEVERLYDARFVRMFEFYLASSEMAFRHQGMMIFQFQLAKREGVVPMTRGYIAEAEAALARMENRHRPGLRLAGE, from the coding sequence ATGGAAAGGGTGCTTCTGCAGGTCATTTCCCGCGTCGTCCGGCGCGGCAATCTCACCGTCACCTTCGCCTCCGGCCGTCGCGCCACCTTCGGCGATGGCAGCGGCCCGGCTCTCGCGATGCGCTTCACCTCACCGGAATGGCAGCGCCAGGTGGGCCTCGATCCCGAATTGAAGCTCGGCGAGGCCTATATGGAAGGCGGCCTTGTCATCGAACAGGGTGATCTTGCCGAGGTGCTGGCCCTGCTCATGGCGCAGGTCGGCCTCGCGGTGCCCAGCGCCAGCGCGAAATTCCTGATGAAGCTGCGCTTCCTGTTCCGGCGCCTCGCCCAGTTCAACCCGCGGGAACGCTCGCAGCAGAACGTCGCCCACCATTACGACCTCGATGGCCGGCTCTACTCCCTCTTCCTCGATGCCGACCGGCAATATTCCTGCGCCTATTTCGAGCGCCCGGACCAGTCGCTGGACGACGCGCAGCTCGCCAAGAAGCGCCACATCGCCGCCAAGCTGCTGTTCGACAAGCCGGACCTCACCGCGCTCGACATTGGCTGCGGCTGGGGTGGCATGGGGCTTTATCTCGCGGAGAATGCCGGCGCCCGCGTCACCGGCGTCACCCTCTCGCAGGAGCAGCTCGGCGTTGCCCGCCACCGCGCGGTCGAGCGCGGCCTTGCCGGCCGTGCCGACTTCCGCCTGCAGGATTACCGCGACACGCCCGGCCCCTTCGACCGCATCGTCTCGGTCGGTATGTTCGAGCATGTCGGCGTCGGCCATTACGACGAGTATTTCGGCAAGGTGGCGAGCCTGCTGAAAGAGGACGGCGTCGCCCTCATCCACGCCATCGGCCGCTCGGAAGGGCCCGGCATCACCAACCCGTGGATCGCCAAATACATCTTCCCCGGCGGCTACATCCCGGCGCTGTCCGAGGTGCTGCCGGCCATCGAACGGGCAGGCCTCTATGTCACCGATGTCGAGATCCTGCGCCTGCATTATGCCGAGACGCTGAAGGCCTGGCGCGAGCGCTTCCTCGCCCATCGCGAGGAGGTGGAACGGCTCTACGATGCGCGCTTCGTGCGCATGTTCGAGTTCTACCTCGCCTCCTCCGAGATGGCGTTCCGCCATCAGGGCATGATGATCTTCCAGTTCCAGCTCGCCAAGCGCGAGGGGGTGGTGCCGATGACGCGCGGCTACATCGCCGAGGCCGAGGCGGCGCTCGCCCGGATGGAGAACCGCCACCGCCCCGGCCTGCGCCTCGCGGGCGAGTGA
- the rplI gene encoding 50S ribosomal protein L9 has protein sequence MEVILLERVAKLGQMGEVVRVKDGFARNFLLPSGKALRATKENKTRFDSMKAQLETRNLELKNEAVKVGEKLRGTIVVLVRQAGETGQLYGSVSTRDIADALTAAGFTVERRQIALNQPIKTIGLHSVPVTLHPEVEVNISANVARSAEEAERQSRGEDLSVRRDDDEDEDEYEAPAEAEEEAEDEQA, from the coding sequence ATGGAAGTCATTCTGCTGGAGCGCGTGGCCAAGCTTGGCCAGATGGGCGAAGTGGTTCGCGTCAAGGACGGGTTCGCCCGCAACTTCCTGCTGCCCTCGGGCAAGGCGCTGCGCGCGACCAAGGAAAACAAGACCCGCTTCGACTCGATGAAGGCCCAGCTCGAGACCCGCAACCTCGAGCTCAAGAACGAGGCGGTGAAGGTCGGCGAGAAGCTCCGCGGCACCATCGTCGTGCTGGTGCGCCAGGCCGGCGAAACCGGCCAGCTCTACGGCTCGGTCTCGACCCGCGACATCGCTGACGCCCTGACCGCCGCCGGCTTCACCGTCGAGCGCCGCCAGATCGCGCTGAACCAGCCGATCAAGACCATCGGCCTGCACAGCGTGCCGGTGACGCTGCACCCCGAGGTCGAGGTGAACATCAGCGCGAACGTCGCCCGCAGCGCCGAGGAAGCCGAGCGTCAGTCCCGTGGCGAAGACCTCTCGGTCCGTCGCGATGACGACGAGGACGAGGACGAGTATGAGGCCCCGGCGGAAGCCGAGGAAGAGGCCGAAGACGAGCAGGCCTGA